GTCGTCAATCCGCTCGCCGTACTCGACGAATTCGACCGGCTGGCGGCGATCGGCGTCGACACCGGACGCGTCAAGATCTCCGATCGCGCGCATTTGGTGCTTCCCTACCACGCTGCCGCGGACCGCGCGAGCGAACGCGCGCGCGGTGACCACGCGATCGGCACGACCGGACGCGGAATCGGTCCCGCCTATATCGATAAGGCGGCGCGCACCGGAATCACCGTGGGCGAGCTGGCGCGGCGCGAATCGCTGGCCGAAAAAATCAGGCTCAACCTCTTGCACCGTACCGCTCTCGAGGGCGAGGGAATTCCGAGCGAGGAGGATATCGTGGGGGCGACGCTCGACGCTGCCGAGCGGCTCGCGCCGCACATCGTCGACGGCGTCGCGTACATTCACGAAAAGTTCGAGCACGATAAGCGCGTGTTAATTGAGGGAGCGCAAGGATCGCTGTTAGATGTTGGATATGGGACGTATCCGTACGTGACCAGCTCGCACACCATTGCGGGCGGCGCGTGCATTGGACTGGGCATCGGGCCGAGCGCGATCGGTCGCGTCATCGGCGTCGCCAAGGCGTATTGCACGCGCGTTGGTGCGGGCCCGTTTCCCTCGGAACTGCACGACGAACGGGGTGAACGCTTGCGTACGGCCGGCGGAGAATTCGGCACCGTCACCGGGCGGCCGCGGCGCTGCGGCTGGTTCGATGCGGTTGCCGGCCGCTATGCCGTGCGGCTAAACGGGCTGCAGGCGCTTGCGCTTACCAAGCTCGACGTGCTCAGCGGCTTCGAGCGCATCGGCCTCGTGACCGAATATCGCCTGCACGGGCGCCCCGTCGACTTTTCGGACGCGGGATCGCCGGGACTCGAGGTCGTCGTCGAGGAGATGGAGGGCTGGAGCGAACCGATCGGAACGGTCCGCTCGATCGCCGGCTTGCCGCAAGCGGCCCGACGCTACGTTGCCCGGATAGAAGAGGTACTTCAGAGGCCGGTCGAACTCGTCTCCATCGGGCGGGAGCGACGTGATCTCGCTCGCTAGCATTAAATGGGGAAAGCGCCGTGACCGATACACCGGATAGTGGCCCGAGCTACGCATTGGGTCTCTCCCGCACAGGGCATGGACGCCCGGTGCTGCACGCCATGGTTGGCTCGGAGAATTAGGTACATATAGGCGTGGAGCGTCTCAGTTCGATGTGGTCCGATCTTGCCGGGCGTATTTCTGCTATTTGGCAGAATCAAAATCGCCAGACGCGCACCCTTACCGTGGCCGGTATCGCGATTTTGCTTGCGGCAGCGCTCGGTCTGGGCTGGCTCTACGTCGGCCAAAGTCAGAACTATCAGACGCTCTTTTCGAACCTCTCGGCGCAAGACGCGGCCGCCGTTACACAACATTTAAAAGATGATAAGGTTCCGTACCGGCTCTCGGCGGACGGCAAGACCGTCTACGTTCCGGCGGCCGATCTGAGCGACGAGCGGGTTGCAATCGCCGGTTCGGGACTGATCAAGGGCGGCTCTACCGGGTACGAGCTCTTCGATCGCACCAATTTCGGGATGACCGAGTTTCAGGAGAAGATCGACAAGACGCGGGCGATCGAGGGGGAGCTCGAACGCACGATCGACGGGCTGGACCCGGTCGAGTCGTCGCGCGTGAACATCGCCTCGCCCGATCAGACGCTTTATACGACCACGCAAGAGCCGACGACCGCCTCGATTGCGATCAAGACCAAACCCGGCGAGAGCCTCGATCCCGATCAAGTTCGCGGCATTACGATGCTGGTCGCCAATGCCGTCGACGGGCTCAAGCCGGAGAACGTCACGATCGTCAACCAGGACGGTCAGATCCTCATGCCGGGCCCGGGCGGCACCTCGGATACAAGTGGCGCCGCCGCGCCGGCCGATGCGCTTCGGTTGACGCAGGAGCAACTGTTGGCCAAGGAGCGGTACGAATCGGCGCTTCAGCAGAGTATTCAATCGATGCTCGATTCGACGCTGGGTCCCCGCCGCGCGGTTGCGCGCGTGTCGACCAAGATGGACTTCGACGCGAACTCGACCGAGAGCAAGGTGTACGCACCCCAGGGCACCGTGCTATCTTCGCAGAGCGAGCGCGAGTCCTACGTCGGCACGCAACCGGCGCGTAATGCCGCCATCGGCGTGCCGGGAACGACGAGCAACATCGGTACGTACCAGGCGCCGGCGCAGCAGTCGAACGGGCGCTACAATCGCTCGAAATCGACCGTGAACTACGACATTACCGAACAGAACATCAAACACATCGACGCGCCCGGCAAGGTGCTGCAAACCAGCGTCGCGGTGCTGGTCGATTCCACCCCACAGGTCGCCAACGCGTCCGGCCTTCCGGTGGCCGCCAACGCCCAGCCGTATCAACTCACGCCGGCAAACATCGCGCAGATTCGCAACGCTGTCGTCGCGGCCGCCGGTTTGAACTTGGCGCAGGGCGACCAGGTTTCGGTGGAAGCGATACCGTTCAACCCGTCGGTGGCGAATGCCGGCGCGCCGACCGCCGTCACGACGACGGTTCTGGGCATACCGGTCTGGGCGCTCGCCGCCGTCGGACTGGTCGCGCTGCTCGCCGGCATCGGTTTGGTTGCAATGCGCGCACGCCGCGGACGCTTCGCGCCGACGACCGAACTGCCGTCCTTCGACACCTCGCTGGCCGAAGAGCTGCCGCCCTTCGAAGAGCACCCGATTCTGGAAGGCGCGCCTGGAATCGCGGCACCGATTCGTTCCGCCGCGGACCTCACCCGCGAGCAAATGATCGAGTACGTCACGACCGTGGCTCAAGAAAATCCGGATTCCATTGCCAAACTCGTCAAGCTTTGGTTGGCCGAATGATGAATAGCAGCGATCGTTCGACGATGTTCCGATCCACCAACGCCGGCGGCGTCACGTCGGTTAGGGCCGCCCGAGGGGAATCGATGTCGGCACGTTACGTTTATGCGGCCCACGGCACGGGGGCCCCACGTAGTGGGGGGCGCGCAGCTCGGAGCGGAGCGCCGTTGTAATGGAGTCTCCCATCGTCAATCTCTCCGGCCTGGGTCCGCTTCCCGAACCGCCGATCGTGTCGGTCGGGCTGCCCGAATCGCCGCAGCTCGAGATATCAGGCCCGGAGAAGGCCGCGATTCTCCTGATCACGCTCGGCCTCGAACTCTCGGCCACGATCTTCAAATTCTTGCGTCAAGACGAAGTCGAACGCATCGTTCTCGAGATCGCCAAGATCACGACGGTGCCGATCGAAAAGCGCGACGCGGTCATTCAAGAAGCGTATCAGCGCGCGATCGCGCTCAAGTATATCAACGAGGGCGGAATCGAGTACGCCAAGGAGATCCTCGAGCGCAGTTTCGGCGCGGGCCAAGCCGATGACATGACCTCGCGGCTCTTCGCCGCGCTCAAGCACGGTAATCCCCTCGAGCTGATCAAGAAGACCGAGCCCGCGCAGCTGTTGCAATTCATCCAGGACGAGCATCCGCAAACGATCGCACTGATCTTGGTCTACATGCAGCCCGAACAGGCCGGCGCCGTTCTCTCTGCGCTGCCGCCCGACTTACAAGCCGAAGTGGCGATGCGCATCGCGATCCTGCAGAAGACGGCGCCCGAGGTACTCGAGCAGCTCGATGAACTTCTCGGCCGGCGTCTGCTGGTCAGCGGCGCGGATTTCGCGAAGGCCGGCGGCGTGCAGTCGCTCGCCAACGTCATGAACTTCGTCGACCGCGAGACCGAGAAGAACATACTCGACGGCTTGGCCAAGCGCGACCCCGAACTTGCGCAGGAAGTCAAGAACCTGCTCTTCGTGTTCGAAGACATCATCAATCTGGACGACCGCTCGATCCAGCGCGTGCTCAAAGAGGTCGACGGCAAGGATCTGGCGCTCGCGCTCAAAGTCGCAAACGAAGAGCTGCTCGCGCGGATCTACAAGAATATGTCCTCGCGCGCATCGACGATGCTCAAGGAAGAGATCGAACTCCTCGGTCCGACGCGCATGCGCGACGTCGGCAAGGCGCAGCAGCAGATCGTCGACGTGATCCGCACGCTCGAAGAAAACGGGCAAATAGTGATTGCGCGCGGAGCGAAAGACGAGCGGCTCGTCTGATGGTGCCCGGGTCCGCATTCGCGCGGAGCAGGAATGGGTAAGATCGTAAAGGAGGCGCGTTTCTCCGGCGGCGCTTACGTCGTTGGGGTCCCGCGTGCCGAGGGCGACGGAGAGTTGGACGAGCGTCGCGAAGGCGGCGATCCTTTTTCCCCACCCTTCGTGGAGCCGTCATCGAACGGGCACACCGAACGCATCACGTTGCCCGAACCCGAGCACCGCGTCGATTGGGATGCGCTGCGCGCCGATGCCGAAGCGATCGTCGACCGGGCCGCGGCCGACGCCGAGAGTTTGATTCATCAGGCGCAGGCCAAGGCGCTCGAACTGGTCGAAGCGGCCGGCGCGCGAGCCGCGCAAATCGAAGAGCAGGCGCGTATCTCGGGCCGCGAGCAAGGCTACGCAGCGGGCAAGAGCGCGGGCGAAGAAGAGCTGGCCCCGGTCATCGCGACGATCCGTGAGCTGATCGAAAGCGTGCGCGCGCAGCGCGGCGCGGCGATCGCGGCGGCGGAACCGGAGCTCGTGCGTCTGGCGATGGCCGTCGCGGAACGCGTCATCCACGGCGAACTGCTGACCAATCCGACGGTGATCGTCGAAAACGTGCGGCAGGCGCTGACGCGTCTGGTCAGCCGGGAGGTCGTAACGCTGCGCGTGAATCCCGTCGATCTCGACAGCATCCGAGCGCATCGGGACGAGATCGTGGCCGCCGGCGACGTGGAGCATTTGCGCATCGTCGAAGATCAGCGCGTCGATCGCGGCGGGGTCATCATCGAAACCGACGCAGGTACGATCGATTCGAAGATCGCTACGCAGTTGCGCGAGGCGCGGCGCGCGATCCTGAGCGACGATGAGCTCGCGCTCGGTGACGCGGAGGTCCTGCACTCCCCCGCCCAAGCCAGCTGACGCGCAGCACGCCGATGGACGCTCCCGTCTTTTCCGCTGAGCCGTATCTCGATGCACTGCGCGGCGCCGACCTCGTGCGCCAGTACGGCAAAGTCCGGCAGGTCATCGGTGTGGTGATCGAGAGTTTGGGGCCGAACATGGCCGTGGGCGAAACGTGTTCGATCTCATACAAGCGAACGGTCGAACCGGTGCTCGCCGAAGTCGTCGGATTCCGCGACAACAAAGTATTGATCATGCCGCTGGGCGAGCTCATGGGCATCGGCGCGGGGAGCGATGTGGTCGCGCACGGCGCACCGCTCGAGATCGGCGTTACCGATCATCTGCTCGGACGGGTGCTCGGCGGACTGGGCCGGCCGATCGACGGAAAGGGGACGATCGTCGCGGAGAACCGCGCGGTCGTCACCGCCGCGCCGCCGCCTCCGCTCTCACGCCGGCGCGTAACCGAGCCGCTCGCGCTCGGTATCCGCGCGATCGACGGCATGCTGACCTGCGGAAAAGGGCAGCGCGTCGGCATCTTCGCCGGTTCGGGCGTCGGCAAGTCGACGATTTTGGGCATGATCGCCCGCAACACCGCGGCCGACGTGAACGTCATCGCGCTGGTCGGCGAGCGCGGCAAGGAAGTGCGTGATTTCATCGAGCGCGATCTTGGCGAAGAGGGGTTGCGCCGAAGCGTCGTCGTCGTGTCGACCAGCGACCAGCCCGCACTGGTCCGCATCAAAGCCGCGTTCGTCGCCATGACGATCGCCGAGTATTTCCGCGACCAAGGTCTCGACGTCATGTTCATGATGGATTCGGTGACGCGCTTTGCAATGGCCCAGCGCGAGGTGGGCCTGGCGATCGGGGAACCGACCACGACGCGCGGCTACACGCCCTCGGTCTTTGCGACGTTGCCCAAGCTGCTCGAACGCGCCGGAACCTCGGACCGGGGAACGATCACCGGCCTCTTCTCCGTGCTGGTCGACGGAGACGACATGACCGAGCCGGTTTCCGACGCGGTGCGCTCCATCCTGGACGGCCACATCGTGCTCTCGCGCGCGCTCGCCTCGGCCAATCACTACCCCGCGATCGACGTCTTGCAAAGCGTGAGCCGCGTGATGCCCGACGTCGCCGACGCCAATCAATATTCGGCCGCGTCGGCGGTGCGCGACATGCTCGCCACCTATCGCGAGGCGGAAGATCTGATCAATATCGGCGCCTACGTTCCCGGCAGCAATCCGCGCGTCGACCTGGCGCTCTCGAAGATCGAGGGGATCCGGCATTTCTTACGCCAAGGCATCTACGAGACCAGCTCGTTCGAACAGACGATCGCCAAACTGATGAGCGTGACGTGAAGCGCTTCGCCTTCGCCCTGCAGCCCGTGCTCGACCACCGCAAACGGATCGAGGACGAGAAACAGCTGGTCGTCGCCGTCCGTCGCCGCGCGCTCGACGAAGCGGAGCGGGAACGGACGCGCCTCAATGAAGAGTTCCGCCGACACGCCGCGATGCTGCGCGAACGGCACCGTGAGCTGCAGACGAGCGAGCTGCAGTCGATCTATGCTCACCTGCAATTTCTCGACCGGTGCATCATCGCGCAGATTCGCATCGTGGCGGAGCGCCGCATCGCGCTCGATCGCGCCCGGGCCGATCTGCTCGACGCGAGCAAGGACAAGAAGGTCGTCGAAAAGCTGAAAGAACGCCGGCGCGAGGCGTTCGTTAGGGAAGAGCAGCGCGTCGAGCAAAAAGAGCTCGATGACGGAAATGCGCGCCGAGAAGGGCGCGTTCAAATGGGAGGTTCCTCGTGATCGTCACCCGCCGGCGTCGCAAACCGTTTCCGTGGAAGCGGTTGATCTTACCGGTGATCGCCATTGCCTTGGTGAGCTTCGCCATCGCCTGGCCGCCGTCGCGCAATGCGATCACGGGCGGCCCCATGGCCCCGATGTGGCAAACGGTCGGCTCGCGCTTCAGTACGGTTGCCGCTCCCTTCCGTTTTGCGGCGCAAAACCAGCTCTTGACCGCGAAGAACCGCCTGATTAAGCAGTTGCAATCACAAATCGCCGGTCTGCAGTCGCAGTCGGAGGCGAAGGACAAGCAGATCTCCTCGCTCAACGCGCAGATCGCACAGTTACAGAGTCAGGCTGCGAACGCGCGCTCGACGACGACCGCTCCGGTCGCGGCGCCCTCTACCGCGTCACTCGGCGTCGCCTCGGGGTCCGCCGTCTCGGCATCGGGCGACCTGAGCGCGGGAGCGACGCAAGACATGCGACGCACCGCCCAGATCTGGGCGAGTATGGAGCCGGAGAACGCCGCGAAGGTCGTGCAGAGGCTGCCGGTTCCCTACGTCGCGCGCGTCTTCGCGCTGATGTCACCCGACGACGCGGGAGCGATTCTGGATGCGCTGCCCGCCGCCTTCGCCGCGCAGTTGACGCAGGAAAACCCCGAACTGAAACGTTAATCGTGGCGTCTTGATCGTACGCACGCGGACGCTTCCAGCCGACGTTCTAACACCGATCGGTGCCTATCTCGCGCTCGCGCCGGCGGGCGCTTCCTGTTTGCTCGAAAGTGTCGAACACGGCGGCAAGATCTCGCGCTACTCGTTCGTCGGACTCGACTACATGGCGGCCGAATCGTTCGAGGCGACGCCCGATCTTCTCGATCGCGTGCGCGATATAGTCAACGCTCACCGGCCGCCGGCGGATCCGAGCGGTTGGGGTGGGGCGCTCGTCGTTTTTGCCTATGATGCGGCCCGACCGTTCGCGCGCTTGCCCCCGCGCGCGCAAGACCCTCCGGCGATGCCGGCCGCGTATATCGCCGTACCGGCGACATGGCTGGTCTTCGATCATCTCACCCATTCGCTCGTGCTATGGGGGTGCGGTGACCGCGCGGAGGCGATCGACGAACGGCTCGAACGGTATCTCGCGCAACTCCTGGGTGCTCCGCAGCTCGCCCATCCGGTTCGCGCCGCCGGTTCGCCGCGGGCCTCGCTCTCGCGCGAGCAGTACGTGGATCTGGTCGCGCGAGTGAAGCGCCACATCTACGACGGCGACGTCTACCAGCTGCAGCTCGGCATCCGGTTCGACGCCGACCTCGAGGGCGACGCGTTCGACGCGTATCGCGCGCTCCGGCGGCGCAATCCTTCGCCCTATATGTTCTACGTCGACGGACCGTTCGGCTCGATCTTCGGTGCTTCGCCCGAGTTCCTGGTACGGCTCGAAGGGCGCCGCGCGCGCATCCGCCCGCTAGCCGGTACGCGTTCGCGGGGCGCGACCGACGAAGAGGACGTGCAGATCGCACGCGAGTTGCTCTCGAACGAGAAGGAGCGGGCCGAACACGTCATGCTCGTCGATCTGGGACGTAACGATCTCGGGATGGTTTGCGAGTACGGCTCGGTCGGCGTCGACGAACTCTTGCAGATCGAGCGCTACAGTCACGTCATGCACATCGTCTCCGATTTGGTCGGCACGTTGCGATCTCCGTGCGACGGTCTCGACCTTTTCCGCGCCGGCTTTCCGGCCGGCACGGTCACCGGAACGCCGAAGGTCCGGGCGATGCAAATCATCGATCGGCTCGAACCGGTGACGCGCGGCTTCTACGCCGGCAGCGTCGGCCGCTGGTCTTTCGGCGGCGACTTCGATTCGTGCATCACGCTGCGCAGCATGCACGTACAGAACGGCTGCGTCTACTGGCAAGCTTCGGCCGGCATCGTCGCCGACTCGGACCCGCAATTCGAGTACGATGAAGTGCTACACAAAACCCGGATCGCGCGCGAGGTATTGGGCCTATGAGCGCCGTGCTCTTCATCGATAATTACGACAGCTTCACCTATAACGTCGTGCATCTGCTCGCTTCGCAGGGCGCCGCACCCGACGTCGTCTTGAACGACGACCCGCAGCTCGAGCCCGCGCTGCTGGAGCGTTATCGGATGTTGGTCGTCGGCCCGGGGCCGGGCAATCCCTCGGAGCAGCCGCGCATGATGGAAGTGCTCTCGAGCGCGATCGAACGCGGCCTGCCGACCTTCGGCGTGTGCCTGGGCTTGCAGGCGATCGGCGAGGCTCTCGGGGCCACCGTCACCCACGCGCCCTCCCTCATGCATGGGAAGACGAGCCGGATCGCCCACGCGGGGACTGGGGTTTTTTCCGGCCTGCCCTCGCCGCTGACCGCTACTCGCTACCACTCGCTCTGCCTCGATCCCGGCACGATACCGGAGGTCCTCACGGTCACTGCACGCAGCGAGGACGGGGTCGTCCAGGGTCTCGCTCACCGCTCGCTGCCGGTCCACGCGGTCCAATTTCATCCGGAATCCGTGCTCAGCGAGCACGGCGGAGCGATGCTCCGCTCTATGCTGGCAATCGCGGGATTGACCTGAGCTTCCCTAAGTTTCCGCCGGCCTCGGCCGAACATCAATGTGAGGGCCTCCACCCTCAATTTTGGATTTGGAAAGGAGGTGAATGAAGTAAGCATGATTTCTATCTCATCGGTGCTTCCGGCAACTATGCTGCGAGCAGGCGCGCTTAACGGCGCGACGCACGCGGTCTCGAAGGGCAAAGGCGGCCGCTGGGCCTCGCTCTTCGGAGCGTCGCTCGCAAACACAAACACAACCGCAAACACGAGCGGTGCTGCATCCTCAGGCTCGCCGGCAACGGCGACCAAGGCGGATCTGAGCGCCCAACTCGCTGCGCTTCTGCAAGGCGGAACATCGATGGCAACCATCGTCGATCAGCTCGCGCAAAGCGTCGGTTCGTCGGCAGCAAAGCTGCTCGCCGGAAAGATGTCCACGGGCGACACCGATCGACTTCGTAATTCCATCACCCAGACGATCGCGAAGGCACTCTCTCCACCCAGTAACGCGCCGCCGGGCACTCCCGCTCAAGAAGCGGCGGCCCTCGCAGCCCGATTACGAAGTGTAGTCGAGTCGATCGCGAGGGAAACGCAAGACGGATCAGGGCAGCAGAACGAAATCACGGGAAACCTCTTGGACGCCAACTCGGCGAAAGAACTCCCGGCCCAGCAACAGCAAAGCACCGGCACGTCGAGCCCGCTCGACGTATCGTCGGTGGTTCGTGCGCTGTTGGCTTCGGTGATCTCGACGCTCTCAACGCCGAACTCCGCGGCCACGACTGCTCCCACAAACGTCAAAGCGGCTTCGTCGAATGTTCCCGCGGCGAGCGCTGCAACGGCGAACGCTACAACGGCGAACGTTGCGACGCTCAACCAGCCGTTGGCCGTGAACCTGCAATCCGCACTCGACGTAACGACCGTGCCGAACAGCACGCCGTCAACGCTGACGGCAGGATTGCTCTCGCAATCGGCGGCCAATGCCGTCGCTGCCCAGTCGACCCAATCGATCACCATGGCGAACGCACCCGATCTGCTCGCACGAATGCTCGTGCGCGCCGCCGGGCTCGATTCGCAGATCAACGGGTCGAGCACCGCGTCGGCGCAGAGCAGCGCCGGTTCGCAAACCGCCGGCACCGCAACCGCATCGGCGCTCACTCCCGACATGCTCGCCGCACGCTTTGCGGCGCTCTTGGCCGAGGTGAGTCCGACCGGCGTAGCCGGGGCGGCATCTTCCGGAAACACCTCGACCGATCCCAACTCCGGTCATGCCTTCGATCAAAACCTTGCGCAGCAAGATTCATCGAACTCGAACGCGGCGAACAATCTCCTCGCGTCTTCGACGACGACGGGTTTGGCCTCGCAAGTGCAGACGGCCTTGCAATCAGCCGTAAGCGGCGGGACCGCAGTCGATGCGAACGCCGTCATGGAGCAAATGGTCAAAGGCATGGTGATGCGCACCGCCGTCCAGGGAACCTCGGAAATCCGGCTGCAGCTGCAACCGGAGAACCTGGGTCAAGTCACGATGCGGCTCACCGTATCCGGAAACCAAGTCAGTGCAAACGTCGTCGCACAAAACGCCGACGTGAGCACGGCGCTGGTTGCCAACCATCAAGAGCTCGCGCGCTCCCTCGCCGAAGCCGGGCTGACCCTGACGGGTTTCTCGGTCGACGTGTCGGGAGGTGACGCGGGCCAGGATCAAAGCAAGGATCGCACCGGCGGTTTCGGACGCCGGTACGTCGTTCACGAGTTGAGCGGCGATACGACGACCGAAGCCACGCAGTCGGGTCAAGGACCCCCGCTTTTGGGCGGTTCCGGCCTCGAACTGTTCAATTCCCTCGCATAGGAGGACCCATGGGACTAATCACCGGCGTTGGCGCCACCACAACCAGTGCCGACACCGCATCGACCAGCACGACGACTCCGGACAACGATCTGGGTCCGAACGCGTTTTTGCAATTGCTGACCACGGAACTTCAAAATCAAGATCCTGACCAGCCGCAAGACGCAACCGAATCGGTCACCCAGCTCGCGCAGATGTCCGAGTTGCAGTACCAGCAGCAACTTACGAACGATTTTGCCTCGTTTCAGAGCAATTTCGGGGTGCTGCAGGCGGCATCGCTCATCGGCAAGGCCGCGACCGTCAGTACGGGCACGAGTTCGACTTCGTCCAACTCTTCGACCGTGACGGGTATTATCTCGACGATCGACGTGCAAAACGGCACGCCGTATTTCACCATGACCAACTCGTCCGGGCAAACGCTCACCGATAGCAGCGGAGATCCGCTGTTGTTCGAGACCAGCCAAATCATCGGCATCGGGAACGCCTCGTCGGTGACCGGAACAACGAGCTCGAGTAGTTCGGGTACGTAACGACATGGATTCGAACGACGTCAGCCGCGTCCAACAGCCGGGAATCATCCCCGGTCCGATGGCGCGTCCGGTCGGTCAGCCAGTCGATATCCCGCCGACAGCGTCACCGAGCTTCCGCTCGGTGCTCGAAAACGCTGCGGCATCGCAGCAATCGTCGGCGGCAACGTCGAGCGAACCGCTTCGATTCTCGGCTCATGCCATGCAGCGTTTGCAATCGCGCAACATCAGTCTCACCTCGGAAGACGTGAGCAAGATGAACGCGATGGCCGACAAAGCCGCGGCGAAGGGCGCAAAAAACTCGCTCTTCATCGTTCGCGACGTCGCGATGGTCGTGAGCATCAAAAACCGGACCGTCATCACTGCGGTCGATTCAGACTCGATGAAGGAGAACGTCTTCACCAACATCGATTCGGCCGCGATTATTTAACCAACATCCGGAGCGGACCGCTTGCGGAGCTCCGGCCGCGACGTGGATGGACTGAAGCGCCGCGGATCTGTAAGTTGAGGTCAAGAATGGCTTTCGATTCTCTCTACACGGGGATCTCCGGCCTGGACGCATACCAGAGCTGGATCGACATGATCTCCAACAATATTGCCAATACGGCGACGACGGGCTTCAAAGCTCAACGGATGACCTTTGCCGATCAATTCTATCAGCAGGTCGGCTCGCCGTCGGGTCCCACGACCACCAGCGGCGGCGTCAATCCCATCGATAATGGGCTCGGCGTCAAGATCGGGTCGGTCGACACCGAGTTCGCACAGGGCGGCCTCGAGACGACCGGTATCAATACGGATCTCGCACTCAACGGCGACGGATTCTTCATTGAAAACAACGCCAACGCTACCGGCACGCCCACCTATACCCGCGACGGCGCCTTCTCGCTCAACTCGAATGGGCTCTTCTACGATCCCGCGACGGGCAATGCCGTGATGGGCTACATGGCGGACAGCGCCGGCGTCGTCAACAACACCGGGGTTCCCGGTGCGATCACGATTCCGATCGGCCTGCAAGAGCAAGCGCAAGCGACGGGCACCGGGGTCAAGGTCGGACCCACCAACAACGACGACGTGTTCGACGTCGCGCTCGGCGGTAATCTCGATCAGACCAACTGGTCGCAAGCCTTCCAAAACGCGGTCGGCGCATCGGCCAACCCGGGCGCGGCGGTGACCGTCTCGACGACGTTCTACGACTCGCTGGGCAACGCGCACGAAGCGATCGTTACCTACACTCCGGTCGCGCCGAGTGCGGTTGCGGCAACCGTTGCTGCAAGCGGGACGACGGCCAACACGACGGCCTTGTCGATCGCGCCGGGGACCAGCGTCGCCGACACCATCACGATCACACCGACGGGCGCGAGCACGTACTCGATCACGGATGCGGATACGGGCCAAACGCTCACCAACGTCGCGGGCGGAACGACGCAAACCGTCAACGGGGTCACGTTTACGCTCGCGACGCCGGCCACGGCCGGTGCCGAGACGTTGACGGTGACGGCGGCCGCAAACGGCCTGCCGTCGACGGTCGAAAATTCGGCCGGCACCGCCGTGCAGCCCGCCACCGAATGGCAGGTCAACGTCAGCTTCTCCGACGGTACCCAGTTCCAGACGATAACGCAGCCCGGAAACATCTCCGCCAACGGCACCGTCAACGCGGCCTCG
The Candidatus Baltobacteraceae bacterium DNA segment above includes these coding regions:
- a CDS encoding flagellar hook-basal body complex protein, which codes for MAFDSLYTGISGLDAYQSWIDMISNNIANTATTGFKAQRMTFADQFYQQVGSPSGPTTTSGGVNPIDNGLGVKIGSVDTEFAQGGLETTGINTDLALNGDGFFIENNANATGTPTYTRDGAFSLNSNGLFYDPATGNAVMGYMADSAGVVNNTGVPGAITIPIGLQEQAQATGTGVKVGPTNNDDVFDVALGGNLDQTNWSQAFQNAVGASANPGAAVTVSTTFYDSLGNAHEAIVTYTPVAPSAVAATVAASGTTANTTALSIAPGTSVADTITITPTGASTYSITDADTGQTLTNVAGGTTQTVNGVTFTLATPATAGAETLTVTAAANGLPSTVENSAGTAVQPATEWQVNVSFSDGTQFQTITQPGNISANGTVNAASVGVASSGTIGYVYFDQNGQYINSSSIDAVAAGEALGANAPGYLHEAGATASLDQGNQLNVTQWGPSVGNAAQAPTGTATPGAIALGFYQDTSLEGTSSATVVSQNGYSAGTLSNITVGEDGTITGSFTNGQSKTLAQLAIATFQNEDGLERLGSNQFGATAASGLAQVGTANSGRYGSIVAGDLEESNVNLANEFTNLIIAQRAFQANSRGIETADANLQTVIALQASQN
- a CDS encoding flagellar hook capping FlgD N-terminal domain-containing protein, producing MGLITGVGATTTSADTASTSTTTPDNDLGPNAFLQLLTTELQNQDPDQPQDATESVTQLAQMSELQYQQQLTNDFASFQSNFGVLQAASLIGKAATVSTGTSSTSSNSSTVTGIISTIDVQNGTPYFTMTNSSGQTLTDSSGDPLLFETSQIIGIGNASSVTGTTSSSSSGT
- a CDS encoding TIGR02530 family flagellar biosynthesis protein; translation: MDSNDVSRVQQPGIIPGPMARPVGQPVDIPPTASPSFRSVLENAAASQQSSAATSSEPLRFSAHAMQRLQSRNISLTSEDVSKMNAMADKAAAKGAKNSLFIVRDVAMVVSIKNRTVITAVDSDSMKENVFTNIDSAAII
- a CDS encoding aminodeoxychorismate/anthranilate synthase component II, with product MSAVLFIDNYDSFTYNVVHLLASQGAAPDVVLNDDPQLEPALLERYRMLVVGPGPGNPSEQPRMMEVLSSAIERGLPTFGVCLGLQAIGEALGATVTHAPSLMHGKTSRIAHAGTGVFSGLPSPLTATRYHSLCLDPGTIPEVLTVTARSEDGVVQGLAHRSLPVHAVQFHPESVLSEHGGAMLRSMLAIAGLT
- a CDS encoding anthranilate synthase component I family protein, giving the protein MIVRTRTLPADVLTPIGAYLALAPAGASCLLESVEHGGKISRYSFVGLDYMAAESFEATPDLLDRVRDIVNAHRPPADPSGWGGALVVFAYDAARPFARLPPRAQDPPAMPAAYIAVPATWLVFDHLTHSLVLWGCGDRAEAIDERLERYLAQLLGAPQLAHPVRAAGSPRASLSREQYVDLVARVKRHIYDGDVYQLQLGIRFDADLEGDAFDAYRALRRRNPSPYMFYVDGPFGSIFGASPEFLVRLEGRRARIRPLAGTRSRGATDEEDVQIARELLSNEKERAEHVMLVDLGRNDLGMVCEYGSVGVDELLQIERYSHVMHIVSDLVGTLRSPCDGLDLFRAGFPAGTVTGTPKVRAMQIIDRLEPVTRGFYAGSVGRWSFGGDFDSCITLRSMHVQNGCVYWQASAGIVADSDPQFEYDEVLHKTRIAREVLGL
- a CDS encoding flagellar hook-length control protein FliK: MISISSVLPATMLRAGALNGATHAVSKGKGGRWASLFGASLANTNTTANTSGAASSGSPATATKADLSAQLAALLQGGTSMATIVDQLAQSVGSSAAKLLAGKMSTGDTDRLRNSITQTIAKALSPPSNAPPGTPAQEAAALAARLRSVVESIARETQDGSGQQNEITGNLLDANSAKELPAQQQQSTGTSSPLDVSSVVRALLASVISTLSTPNSAATTAPTNVKAASSNVPAASAATANATTANVATLNQPLAVNLQSALDVTTVPNSTPSTLTAGLLSQSAANAVAAQSTQSITMANAPDLLARMLVRAAGLDSQINGSSTASAQSSAGSQTAGTATASALTPDMLAARFAALLAEVSPTGVAGAASSGNTSTDPNSGHAFDQNLAQQDSSNSNAANNLLASSTTTGLASQVQTALQSAVSGGTAVDANAVMEQMVKGMVMRTAVQGTSEIRLQLQPENLGQVTMRLTVSGNQVSANVVAQNADVSTALVANHQELARSLAEAGLTLTGFSVDVSGGDAGQDQSKDRTGGFGRRYVVHELSGDTTTEATQSGQGPPLLGGSGLELFNSLA